One region of Rhodophyticola sp. CCM32 genomic DNA includes:
- the hflK gene encoding FtsH protease activity modulator HflK, whose amino-acid sequence MAGNNGGPWGGGNGSGGGGGNRGDDDRRGGGRRPGNSDGGQQIPEIDEIVRKGQEQLRVLMGGRGGKGRGNGTGGGEGPQIGRGVWVLGVLALAGLWVFTSFYTVRPEERSVELFLGEFSQIGEPGLNFAPWPVVTAEVIAVTSERTESIGTNRSGASDSGLMLTTDENIVDIDFQVVWNINDPALYLFNLRDPETTVRAVSESAMREIIAASRLAPILNRDREIIADTVRELIQATLDSYESGINIVRLNLDRADPPSEVIDAFRDVQAAEQERDQLERRADAYANQVLAGARGEAAQLLEQAEGYRAQVVNEAEGEASRFLAVLAEYELAPDVTRRRLYLETMERVLGDVDLVILDSEGEGGAGGVVPYLPLNELRRGADTSGGNN is encoded by the coding sequence ATGGCTGGCAATAATGGCGGTCCCTGGGGCGGCGGCAACGGCTCTGGCGGAGGCGGTGGAAACCGTGGCGATGATGACAGACGGGGCGGCGGGCGCAGGCCCGGCAACTCCGATGGTGGCCAGCAGATCCCCGAGATTGATGAGATCGTCCGCAAGGGGCAGGAGCAGTTGCGCGTTCTGATGGGCGGGCGCGGCGGCAAGGGTCGCGGCAATGGCACCGGTGGCGGCGAAGGCCCGCAGATCGGGCGCGGTGTCTGGGTGCTGGGCGTGCTGGCGCTGGCCGGTCTCTGGGTCTTTACCTCCTTCTACACGGTCCGGCCCGAAGAACGCTCGGTCGAGTTGTTTCTGGGGGAGTTTTCCCAGATCGGTGAGCCGGGGCTGAATTTCGCCCCCTGGCCGGTTGTGACGGCCGAAGTGATCGCCGTGACCTCGGAGCGGACCGAAAGCATCGGCACCAACCGATCCGGTGCCTCTGATTCCGGCCTGATGCTGACAACCGATGAAAACATCGTCGATATTGATTTTCAGGTGGTCTGGAACATCAATGATCCGGCGCTTTACCTGTTCAATCTGCGTGATCCTGAAACAACCGTGCGCGCCGTATCTGAATCGGCCATGCGCGAGATCATCGCGGCCTCGCGACTGGCGCCGATCCTGAACCGGGATCGGGAGATCATCGCCGATACCGTGCGCGAGTTGATCCAGGCAACGCTGGATAGTTATGAGAGCGGCATCAACATTGTGCGTCTCAACCTTGACCGGGCCGACCCGCCATCAGAGGTGATTGACGCGTTCCGCGATGTGCAGGCCGCCGAGCAGGAGCGTGATCAGCTGGAACGCCGCGCCGATGCCTATGCCAATCAGGTGCTTGCGGGCGCCCGGGGTGAGGCCGCGCAGCTTCTGGAACAGGCCGAAGGCTATCGTGCCCAGGTGGTGAACGAGGCCGAGGGTGAGGCAAGCCGTTTTCTTGCGGTTCTGGCCGAATATGAACTGGCCCCTGATGTGACGCGCCGTCGTCTCTATCTGGAAACGATGGAACGGGTGCTGGGCGATGTGGATCTTGTGATCCTCGACAGTGAGGGCGAGGGCGGCGCCGGTGGGGTCGTGCCCTATCTGCCGCTCAATGAGCTGCGCCGTGGCGCCGATACTTCCGGGGGGAACAACTGA
- a CDS encoding Hint domain-containing protein: protein MPSGYLVNLGTNNSLDALDSISGAYTSFTTATNIGVGEWMWSGTDDGDTYTNQQESGTFYEATDGNVYFVPDEGEISALTEASVISAPAFVQDDGVVEGSDGDDLIDASYTDADGTQAGSTIDTIKAGDGDDTVYARGRPDTVYGDGGADNLRGGGGADLIYGGSDGVPAATSEALVWDDITADEADISAGFTYSTGKIDVTLSFADDGDNDPEFEIESTSDIYTASGEPFGENSSLRLAGDGSGATSTTVIDFSADDRGYTGEVENVQFRINDIDSGSGQHQDEVTVNAFDVDGNPVTVSFTPGGGDTVLGNTITADNSSDSADDLEGSVLIEIAGPVSQIEIIYVNQGDDNQAIWVSDIHFDSIPSVDGDDTIIGGGGSDTLFGEDGDDRISGGNQGDSIDGGAGDDTMLGGRGDDTLLGGEGDDSLEGNRDDDLLQGGAGDDTIIVAEGDTATGGDGDDLFVLTDLGEGGAQDITITGGEGDETGGDTLDLNEVATLNSVVITNSDDASGGLEGYATLLDGSTIFFDEIENIICFTPGTRILTPAGDRAIETLSIGDPVVTRDDGVQPIRWIGSRMVPGIGKFAPILIKPGGVPGMNRPLLVSPQHRMLIEGYQAEMTFGEEEILVAARHLIDGQKVMQKNCGFVTYIHMMFDRHQIVYAEGAATESFHLGDQGLDALSAKSRDDLFRNFPHLRADPNIYGPTARRCARAHEAQLLLA, encoded by the coding sequence GACGGTGACACCTATACCAACCAACAGGAATCGGGCACCTTCTATGAGGCCACCGATGGCAATGTCTATTTCGTTCCCGACGAGGGCGAAATCAGCGCCCTGACCGAAGCCAGCGTAATCTCGGCACCGGCTTTCGTTCAGGATGACGGGGTCGTCGAAGGCAGCGATGGCGATGACCTGATTGATGCCTCTTATACCGATGCCGATGGAACCCAGGCGGGAAGCACGATCGATACAATCAAGGCCGGCGATGGGGATGACACGGTCTATGCGCGCGGCAGGCCCGATACGGTTTATGGCGATGGCGGTGCTGATAATCTCAGAGGCGGTGGCGGCGCTGATCTGATCTATGGCGGCAGTGACGGGGTGCCTGCGGCAACCTCCGAGGCCCTTGTCTGGGATGATATCACCGCCGATGAAGCCGATATCTCTGCCGGGTTCACCTATTCCACCGGCAAAATCGACGTCACGCTCAGCTTTGCCGATGACGGCGATAACGACCCGGAATTCGAGATTGAATCCACCAGCGACATCTATACCGCCAGCGGTGAGCCCTTTGGCGAAAATTCCAGCCTGCGTCTGGCGGGGGATGGCAGCGGGGCAACCTCGACCACGGTGATTGATTTTTCGGCCGATGACCGTGGCTATACCGGCGAGGTCGAAAACGTCCAGTTCCGCATCAATGACATCGATTCCGGGTCCGGCCAGCATCAGGACGAGGTCACGGTCAACGCGTTCGACGTCGATGGCAACCCGGTCACGGTCAGTTTCACGCCCGGGGGTGGTGATACGGTTCTGGGCAACACGATCACCGCCGACAATTCATCGGATTCAGCCGATGATCTGGAAGGCTCGGTTCTGATCGAAATCGCTGGCCCGGTGAGCCAGATCGAGATCATTTATGTCAATCAGGGCGATGACAATCAGGCGATCTGGGTCAGCGACATCCATTTCGACAGCATCCCGTCCGTGGATGGGGATGACACGATCATCGGCGGGGGTGGGAGCGACACCCTTTTTGGTGAGGATGGCGATGACCGGATTTCCGGCGGCAATCAAGGTGACAGTATTGATGGCGGCGCCGGTGACGACACGATGCTGGGTGGTCGCGGTGACGATACCCTTCTGGGCGGCGAAGGCGATGATAGCCTGGAAGGCAACCGGGACGATGATCTCCTGCAAGGCGGCGCGGGCGACGACACAATCATCGTGGCCGAAGGCGACACCGCCACCGGCGGCGATGGCGACGATCTGTTCGTGCTCACCGATCTGGGCGAAGGCGGCGCACAGGATATCACCATCACCGGGGGCGAGGGGGATGAAACCGGCGGCGATACGCTTGATCTGAACGAGGTTGCCACGCTCAATTCGGTGGTGATCACCAATTCAGATGACGCATCCGGCGGGCTTGAGGGCTATGCAACCCTGCTGGACGGCTCAACGATTTTCTTCGATGAGATCGAGAATATCATCTGCTTCACCCCGGGCACCCGCATTCTGACCCCTGCGGGTGACCGTGCGATTGAAACCCTCAGCATTGGCGATCCGGTGGTGACCCGGGATGACGGGGTACAGCCGATCCGCTGGATCGGCAGCCGGATGGTTCCGGGCATCGGTAAATTCGCCCCGATCCTCATCAAACCGGGCGGGGTTCCGGGTATGAACCGGCCACTGCTTGTCTCACCTCAGCACCGGATGCTGATTGAGGGCTATCAGGCCGAAATGACCTTCGGCGAAGAGGAGATTCTGGTCGCCGCCAGACATCTGATTGACGGGCAGAAAGTGATGCAGAAGAACTGTGGCTTTGTCACCTATATCCACATGATGTTCGACCGTCATCAGATCGTTTATGCCGAAGGTGCAGCCACCGAAAGCTTCCATCTGGGCGATCAGGGGCTGGACGCGTTAAGCGCAAAAAGCCGCGATGACCTGTTCCGCAATTTCCCCCATCTGCGCGCCGATCCGAATATCTATGGCCCAACCGCAAGACGCTGCGCCAGAGCCCATGAGGCGCAGTTGCTGCTTGCCTGA
- a CDS encoding IS5 family transposase (programmed frameshift) has protein sequence MARSDLSDLEWEFIKAVLPNNSRGVKRVDDRRVINGIFYVLRTGIPWRDLPDQYGPYTTIYNRFNRWTYAGIWDRVMEAVADAHNIDTVMVDGTSVRVHHSAATLKKNDPRRCMGRSRGGLTTKIHALTNQDGLPIRYELTPGQAHDAPPCEQLLDGLQPGQYVLADKAYDADWIRKMIWEQGAIDVIPSKSNRKLPAEFDVDIYRERNKIERFFGRLKASFRRIATRYEKTSANFLAMIKLASVRLWCQFYESAA, from the exons ATGGCGCGGTCAGATTTGAGCGATTTGGAGTGGGAGTTCATCAAAGCAGTGCTCCCAAATAACAGCCGAGGGGTTAAGCGTGTCGATGATCGGCGTGTGATCAATGGCATCTTCTATGTCTTGCGCACAGGCATCCCGTGGCGCGATTTGCCCGATCAATACGGCCCCTACACAACGATCTACAACCGTTTCAACCGATGGACTTATGCGGGCATTTGGGATCGGGTAATGGAGGCGGTCGCCGATGCGCACAATATCGACACCGTGATGGTGGATGGCACATCGGTTCGGGTTCACCATTCTGCAGCGACGCTCAAAAAAA ACGACCCGCGTCGTTGCATGGGCCGGTCGCGGGGTGGGTTAACCACGAAAATACATGCACTTACCAATCAGGACGGGTTGCCGATCCGCTATGAACTGACGCCGGGCCAAGCCCACGATGCACCCCCATGCGAACAGCTTTTGGACGGGCTGCAACCTGGCCAATACGTTCTGGCTGACAAGGCATATGACGCGGATTGGATCCGCAAGATGATCTGGGAACAGGGCGCCATCGACGTCATCCCGTCCAAATCCAACCGCAAACTGCCCGCCGAGTTCGACGTCGATATCTATCGCGAGCGCAACAAGATCGAGCGGTTCTTTGGCCGCCTCAAAGCTTCCTTCCGCCGTATAGCCACCCGATACGAAAAGACATCTGCCAACTTCTTGGCGATGATCAAACTCGCATCCGTCAGGCTATGGTGCCAGTTTTATGAGTCCGCTGCCTAG
- a CDS encoding DUF2065 domain-containing protein, with protein MLNTILLGIGMVLVIEGLVFALAPSRLEDLLRVLTQIPVETRRVIGFCAIVLGAVLLSWAASLGG; from the coding sequence ATGCTGAACACGATCCTGCTTGGGATCGGTATGGTTCTGGTGATCGAGGGGCTGGTCTTTGCACTGGCCCCTTCGCGTCTGGAAGACCTGCTGCGTGTGCTCACGCAAATCCCCGTCGAAACCCGCCGGGTGATCGGGTTCTGTGCAATTGTTCTGGGGGCTGTTCTGTTGTCCTGGGCTGCCAGTCTGGGCGGCTGA
- the rpiA gene encoding ribose-5-phosphate isomerase RpiA has product MTAELSPIDRAKFVAAKRAVEYVEDGMRVGLGTGSTAAWMVRCLGEMVREDGIMVTGVATSARTADLARQVGVPIKTLEEVKWLDLTIDGADEYDPNLNLIKGGGGALLQEKIVATASDQMIVIADPSKQVDMLGTFPLPVEVIPFGWQTTKALIEELLSNVDVLGRSTSLRLNVDEPFRTDEGNYVLDLHLRRIANAQQLSLILNQIPGVVENGLFLDICDILVIGSGDGTVEVRDINNGTVEHERIEIVDTDNLFVDIAD; this is encoded by the coding sequence ATGACAGCGGAGCTTTCGCCCATTGATCGTGCCAAATTTGTGGCCGCAAAACGGGCTGTTGAATATGTCGAGGACGGCATGCGTGTCGGTCTTGGGACCGGATCGACCGCCGCCTGGATGGTGCGCTGTCTGGGGGAGATGGTGCGCGAAGACGGGATCATGGTCACCGGCGTGGCCACATCCGCCCGAACCGCCGATCTGGCCCGGCAGGTGGGCGTGCCGATCAAGACGCTGGAAGAGGTCAAATGGCTGGACCTGACCATTGACGGGGCCGATGAATATGACCCGAACCTCAATCTGATCAAGGGCGGCGGCGGCGCGCTGTTGCAGGAAAAGATCGTTGCCACGGCCTCGGACCAGATGATCGTGATTGCCGACCCCTCGAAACAGGTGGATATGCTGGGCACCTTTCCCCTGCCGGTGGAGGTGATCCCCTTCGGCTGGCAGACAACCAAGGCACTGATCGAGGAATTGCTGTCAAATGTCGATGTGCTGGGGCGCAGCACCTCGCTGCGGCTGAATGTGGATGAACCCTTCCGCACCGATGAGGGGAATTATGTGCTTGATCTGCACCTGCGCCGGATCGCCAATGCGCAGCAATTGAGCCTTATTCTGAACCAGATACCCGGCGTTGTGGAAAACGGGCTGTTTCTGGATATCTGCGACATTCTGGTGATCGGCAGCGGTGATGGCACGGTTGAGGTCCGCGATATCAACAATGGCACGGTCGAACATGAACGGATCGAGATTGTCGACACCGACAATCTGTTTGTGGATATCGCAGACTAA
- a CDS encoding Do family serine endopeptidase → MPMMVMILSMALLAVFYSLAPAHAQAARPATFADLVDQVGDSVVNITTSSVVPGRTGPQPMVPEGSPLEDFFNDFMDRDNQGERAPRRSQALGSGFVISEDGYIVTNNHVIEGADEIQIEFRTGLELPAEVIGTDPNTDIAVLKVGPEEPLQFVPFGDSDVMRVGDWVMAMGNPLGQGFSVSVGIVSARERALSGSYDDFIQTDAAINRGNSGGPLFNLDGEVIGVNTAILSPNGGSIGIGFAMSSTVVTRVVNQLQEFGETRRGWLGVRIQDVTDDIAEGLGLEDPHGALVTDVPEGPAMDAGVEVGDVILSFDGIEVEDTRELVRNVGNAPVGETVRMLVFRDGATQTLRVTLGRRETAEGTETLTPGQTPELPSSGEVMGMTLVPLTDELREELNAENVQGGLVIEAVDPASDAAIKGLIPGDVITEVGQQPVSAVDDFETRVSEAEDAGQKSILLLIRRDGNPRFVALGLGND, encoded by the coding sequence ATGCCGATGATGGTTATGATCCTTTCCATGGCCCTGCTGGCCGTTTTTTACAGCCTCGCCCCGGCGCATGCGCAGGCTGCGCGTCCTGCAACATTTGCTGATCTGGTCGATCAGGTCGGAGATTCGGTGGTCAATATCACCACCTCGTCAGTGGTCCCCGGCCGCACCGGGCCGCAACCGATGGTGCCCGAGGGGTCTCCGCTTGAAGACTTCTTCAATGATTTCATGGATCGCGACAATCAGGGCGAGCGCGCCCCGCGCCGCAGTCAGGCGCTTGGGTCAGGTTTCGTGATCTCGGAAGATGGCTATATCGTCACGAACAACCATGTGATCGAAGGCGCCGATGAAATTCAGATCGAGTTTCGCACCGGGCTTGAACTCCCGGCCGAGGTGATCGGCACAGATCCCAATACCGATATCGCGGTTCTGAAAGTGGGCCCTGAGGAACCCCTGCAATTTGTGCCTTTCGGCGACAGCGACGTAATGCGCGTGGGTGATTGGGTGATGGCCATGGGCAATCCGCTTGGTCAGGGGTTTTCGGTGTCTGTTGGCATTGTGTCGGCCCGCGAACGCGCCCTGTCGGGCAGCTATGATGATTTCATCCAGACCGACGCAGCGATCAACCGGGGCAATTCGGGCGGGCCGCTGTTCAACCTTGATGGGGAGGTGATCGGCGTGAACACCGCCATTCTGTCGCCCAATGGCGGCTCCATCGGGATCGGCTTTGCCATGTCTTCCACTGTGGTGACCCGGGTGGTGAACCAGTTGCAGGAATTCGGCGAAACCCGGCGCGGCTGGCTGGGTGTGCGCATTCAGGATGTGACCGATGATATTGCCGAAGGTCTTGGGCTGGAGGATCCGCATGGCGCCCTGGTCACCGATGTGCCCGAAGGGCCCGCAATGGATGCCGGTGTCGAGGTGGGTGATGTGATCCTGTCCTTTGACGGTATCGAGGTTGAGGATACGCGTGAACTGGTGCGCAATGTGGGCAATGCGCCCGTGGGCGAAACCGTGCGCATGCTGGTTTTCCGCGATGGGGCCACGCAGACCCTGCGGGTGACGCTGGGCCGTCGCGAAACCGCCGAGGGAACCGAGACCCTGACACCGGGCCAGACGCCTGAGCTTCCCTCAAGCGGGGAGGTCATGGGCATGACACTGGTGCCGCTGACCGATGAATTGCGTGAAGAGCTGAATGCCGAAAATGTTCAGGGCGGGCTGGTGATCGAGGCGGTGGACCCCGCAAGTGATGCGGCCATAAAGGGGTTGATACCCGGGGATGTGATCACAGAGGTTGGCCAGCAGCCGGTCAGCGCGGTGGATGATTTTGAAACCCGCGTCTCCGAAGCAGAGGATGCAGGCCAGAAGAGTATTCTTCTGCTGATCCGCCGCGACGGGAACCCGCGATTTGTGGCCTTGGGACTTGGCAACGACTAG
- a CDS encoding FAD-dependent oxidoreductase, translating to MAFDYDLFVIGGGSGGVRAARVAAAGGASVGLAESSRMGGTCVIRGCVPKKLMVFASGYREMFDDARSYGWDLEDGAFDWPRFSGHLNTELDRLENVYRSLLNGSNVEIFDTRAKLVDAHMVEMADGTRKSAKHILVATGGRPVRPDMPNAHLGLVSDDLFQLPELPKRLLIIGGGFIACEFACIMNGLGVEVTQFYRGAQILRGFDDEARGLVAEMMREKGVKLHLGTNIVDMARAGDDHSMSFPGGGTDAAMGVPSAERVVESAADEGGPVWVKASNGTEAVYDAVLFATGRNPNTADMGLEDLGVEIGRRGEIVVDDYSQTAVPSIYAIGDVTNRVQLTPVAIREGMAFVETVFNGNPTPVDHALIPSAVFTQPELGTVGLTEEQAREQEPVEIYCTSFRPMQSAFAGRPDRVLMKLVVSKENRTVLGCHIVAPGAGEMIQMAGIAVRMGATKEDFDRTVAVHPTMSEELVTMKTPMRVA from the coding sequence ATGGCATTTGACTATGATCTTTTCGTCATTGGCGGCGGATCCGGCGGCGTGCGGGCGGCGCGCGTTGCTGCGGCCGGCGGGGCCAGTGTGGGGCTTGCCGAAAGCAGTCGGATGGGTGGCACCTGCGTGATCCGGGGCTGCGTGCCGAAAAAGCTGATGGTGTTTGCCTCGGGCTATCGTGAGATGTTCGATGATGCGCGCAGCTATGGCTGGGATCTGGAGGATGGCGCTTTCGACTGGCCCAGATTCTCGGGTCATCTGAATACAGAGCTGGACCGGCTGGAAAATGTGTATCGCAGCCTTCTGAACGGCTCGAATGTGGAGATTTTCGATACCCGGGCGAAACTGGTCGATGCGCATATGGTTGAAATGGCTGACGGAACGCGGAAAAGCGCGAAACATATCCTTGTGGCCACAGGCGGGCGCCCGGTGCGGCCCGACATGCCGAATGCACATCTTGGCCTTGTGTCTGATGATCTGTTCCAGCTGCCGGAACTGCCCAAGCGTCTGCTGATCATCGGCGGCGGGTTCATTGCCTGTGAATTTGCCTGCATCATGAACGGGCTTGGGGTTGAGGTGACGCAGTTCTATCGCGGGGCGCAGATCCTGCGTGGCTTTGATGATGAGGCGCGCGGGCTGGTGGCCGAAATGATGCGCGAAAAGGGCGTCAAACTGCATCTGGGCACCAATATCGTCGATATGGCGCGCGCCGGCGATGATCACAGCATGTCCTTCCCCGGTGGCGGAACCGATGCGGCCATGGGCGTGCCCTCGGCCGAGCGGGTGGTCGAGAGCGCCGCTGATGAGGGCGGCCCGGTCTGGGTCAAAGCCTCGAACGGGACAGAGGCGGTCTATGACGCGGTGTTGTTTGCCACAGGGCGCAATCCGAACACGGCGGATATGGGGCTGGAGGATCTGGGCGTTGAGATCGGCCGCCGGGGTGAGATTGTTGTGGATGACTACAGCCAGACTGCGGTGCCTTCGATTTATGCGATTGGCGATGTGACCAATCGGGTGCAACTGACCCCGGTGGCGATCCGCGAGGGGATGGCCTTTGTGGAAACCGTGTTCAACGGCAACCCCACACCGGTCGATCACGCGCTGATCCCGTCGGCGGTGTTCACCCAGCCAGAGCTGGGCACGGTCGGCCTGACCGAGGAACAGGCGCGCGAACAGGAGCCTGTAGAGATTTACTGCACCTCGTTCCGCCCCATGCAATCGGCCTTTGCGGGGCGGCCAGACCGGGTGTTGATGAAGCTGGTTGTCTCAAAGGAAAACCGCACGGTTCTGGGCTGTCATATTGTCGCCCCGGGGGCGGGCGAGATGATCCAGATGGCGGGTATCGCGGTCAGGATGGGCGCGACGAAAGAGGATTTCGACCGGACGGTTGCGGTGCACCCGACCATGTCTGAAGAACTTGTAACGATGAAAACACCCATGCGGGTGGCTTGA
- a CDS encoding thiamine diphosphokinase has translation MVTLLGGGEHDPADLADALARAPVLVAADGGADHALALGHHPDAVIGDMDSLSRDARAVLGPQRLHRIAEQSTTDFDKALRNISAPGVIAVGVTGRRIDHELAVYHTLITRPEKTCVVLGREDIVFHAPPRLRLDLPVGMRVSLFPMAAVRGQSTGLRWPIEPIDFRPLGQIGTSNETAAPQVEMRFDGPGMLVILPRAALDAVLSALI, from the coding sequence TTGGTGACACTTTTGGGCGGGGGGGAGCATGACCCCGCCGATCTTGCCGATGCGCTGGCCCGTGCGCCGGTTCTCGTGGCCGCAGATGGCGGGGCGGATCATGCACTGGCTTTGGGCCATCACCCCGATGCGGTGATCGGCGATATGGATTCGCTCAGCAGGGATGCACGGGCCGTGCTGGGCCCGCAGCGTCTGCACCGGATCGCGGAACAAAGCACGACGGATTTCGACAAGGCGCTGCGAAATATCTCTGCGCCCGGGGTGATCGCAGTGGGGGTCACCGGGCGGCGGATTGACCATGAACTGGCCGTATATCACACGCTGATCACCCGGCCTGAAAAGACCTGTGTGGTTCTGGGCCGTGAAGATATCGTGTTTCATGCGCCGCCCCGGTTGCGGCTGGATTTGCCCGTTGGCATGCGGGTCTCGCTGTTTCCGATGGCGGCTGTGCGGGGGCAGTCAACCGGTCTGCGCTGGCCGATTGAACCGATTGATTTTCGACCCCTGGGGCAGATCGGCACCTCCAACGAGACCGCCGCGCCCCAGGTCGAGATGCGGTTCGACGGGCCCGGCATGCTGGTGATCCTGCCACGGGCCGCGCTGGATGCGGTGTTGTCTGCCCTGATTTAG
- the hflC gene encoding protease modulator HflC, protein MKRIAYVIPVAVVVAVLLLSSIFIVDERQRALVLQFGQIRQVVEEPGLNFKIPFIQEVVFYDDRILSLDTAAIEVTPSDDRRLVVDAFARYRINDVEQFRRAVGVGGMRAAEDRLEGILNPQIRAVLGSDGVTSNTILSSDRAELMDRITAQSRARALPLGLEVLDVRLKQTNLPGQNLEATFSRMRAEREREATDERARGEEAALRVRAQADRTVVELVSEASREAEIIRGEADAERNGIFAEAFGQDPEFFGFYRSMTAYERALRQQNSTMVISPDSEFFEYLGGSAGVLASPAGQ, encoded by the coding sequence ATGAAACGTATCGCTTATGTGATCCCCGTTGCTGTGGTGGTGGCTGTCCTGCTGCTCAGCTCGATTTTCATCGTCGATGAACGCCAGCGCGCGCTGGTGCTGCAATTCGGCCAGATCCGCCAGGTGGTGGAAGAACCGGGGCTGAACTTCAAAATCCCCTTCATTCAGGAAGTTGTCTTTTATGATGACCGGATTCTGTCGCTGGACACCGCCGCGATCGAGGTTACGCCCTCGGATGACCGGCGTCTGGTGGTCGATGCCTTTGCGCGCTACCGCATCAATGATGTGGAACAGTTCCGCCGCGCCGTGGGTGTGGGCGGCATGCGCGCCGCCGAGGACCGGCTGGAGGGTATCCTGAACCCGCAAATCCGCGCGGTTCTGGGCTCTGACGGTGTGACATCGAACACCATCCTGTCGTCTGACCGGGCCGAGCTGATGGACCGGATCACCGCCCAGTCCCGGGCCCGGGCGCTGCCGCTGGGGCTGGAAGTGCTGGATGTGCGTCTGAAACAGACCAACCTGCCGGGGCAGAACCTGGAGGCCACATTCTCGAGGATGCGGGCCGAGCGGGAACGCGAAGCCACCGATGAACGGGCCCGGGGGGAAGAGGCCGCGCTGCGGGTGCGCGCCCAGGCGGACCGTACCGTTGTGGAACTGGTGTCCGAGGCCAGCCGCGAGGCAGAGATCATTCGCGGTGAAGCCGATGCCGAACGGAACGGCATTTTTGCCGAAGCCTTCGGGCAGGACCCGGAATTCTTTGGATTCTATCGCTCGATGACCGCCTATGAACGGGCGTTGCGGCAGCAGAATTCGACCATGGTGATCAGCCCTGACAGCGAATTCTTTGAATATCTGGGCGGTTCTGCCGGGGTGCTTGCGTCACCCGCCGGTCAATAG